From the genome of Thunnus thynnus chromosome 1, fThuThy2.1, whole genome shotgun sequence, one region includes:
- the LOC137185320 gene encoding uncharacterized protein isoform X1, which translates to MKFNRRVRDRMSLILFLLGNIASVALSDLDNETGLNLDCTNDLEGLMSCHFDAQNCTEYNLTLRSNDGYGEQRCIIKQCDTGRCCCSVIMILIPGETHTATVFKGGQSVESKVISITDSVKPKAPTIISVKRSNGNFRVEWTANTNSNSLRSRLSAQVTYHKKGDTKEVSENITTAIVNGPNYYEILGKHLEPSTTYLVSMKSYTSISGLFSDSSEEHEFRTPASRRALLLAVIICLSIAAVIIANVTLGCFEISGMSTGFSSAIIEPADIKAGVRDALSKAFTHIGPRSSVTAPLLTESNKDSDLLSATYNPCVTADDLKNSPQSTDFDNMTYSIRIPSCQIMMNNSEMFCDSAYHPSEGDMMTCPDKQAPVCPDPVQQNIILPAVVSSLMPTDMSYQCSPDKQVPVQDGQCLSDDQRPFLSFISANLSTPIITDSDYHSV; encoded by the exons ATGAAGTTTAACAG GCGAGTTCGCGATAGGATGTCTTTGATCCTGTTTCTTTTAGGAAACATTGCCTCTGTAGCTCTCTCTG ATCTTGATAATGAAACAGGCCTGAATCTTGATTGTACCAACGACTTAGAGGGTTTGATGTCTTGCCACTTTGACGCACAAAACTGCACTGAATACAATCTGACTCTCCGGAGCAACGATGGATATGG GGAGCAGCGCTGCATTATCAAGCAGTGTGACACTGGACGGTGTTGTTGCTCTGTCATAATGATACTTATACCAGGGGAGACTCATACAGCAACAGTTTTCAAAGGGGGGCAAAGTGTGGAGTCCAAAGTCATCAGCATCACAGATAGTG TAAAGCCCAAAGCACCAACAATCATCTCAGTGAAGCGATCCAACGGGAATTTTAGAGTTGAGTGGACGGCAAACACTAACAGTAACAGTCTCAGAAGCAGATTGAGTGCTCAAGTGACTTACCATAAGAAGGGAGACACAAAAGAG GTATCTGAAAATATCACAACAGCCATAGTTAATGGACCAAATTACTATGAAATACTTGGTAAACACTTGGAGCCAAGTACAACATACCTGGTCAGCATGAAAAGCTACACAAGCATAAGTGGACTGTTCAGTGACAGTAGTGAAGAGCATGAATTCAGAACTC CTGCATCCCGTCGCGCCCTGCTCTTGGCTGTCATCATCTGCCTCAGTATTGCTGCAGTCATCATCGCCAATGTTACACTGGGCTGTTTTGAAAT CAGTGGGATGAGTACCGGCTTCTCTTCTGCCATTATAGAACCTGCTGACATCAAGGCCGGCGTTCGGGATGCCCTCAGTAAAGCCTTCACCCACATTGGTCCAAGATCGTCAGTGACTGCCCCTCTGCTCACAGAATCAAACAAAGACAGTGATTTGCTCTCCGCTACCTACAATCCTTGTGTCACAGCTGATGACTTAAAGAATTCTCCTCAATCCACTGACTTTGACAACATGACCTATTCGATACGCATTCCCAGCTGTCAGATAATGATGAATAATTCTGAGATGTTTTGTGACTCTGCGTACCATCCCAGTGAAGGTGACATGATGACCTGTCCTGACAAGCAAGCACCAGTTTGTCCAGATCCTGTACaacaaaatatcattttacCAGCAGTGGTTTCATCTCTTATGCCAACAGACATGTCGTATCAGTGCAGTCCTGACAAGCAAGTACCAGTCCAGGATGGTCAATGTCTCTCTGATGACCAAAgaccttttctctctttcatctctgctAACCTGTCTACACCAATAATCACAGACAGTGACTATCACAGTGTGTAg
- the LOC137185320 gene encoding uncharacterized protein isoform X2, with protein sequence MKFNRRVRDRMSLILFLLGNIASVALSDLDNETGLNLDCTNDLEGLMSCHFDAQNCTEYNLTLRSNDGYGEQRCIIKQCDTGRCCCSVIMILIPGETHTATVFKGGQSVESKVISITDSVKPKAPTIISVKRSNGNFRVEWTANTNSNSLRSRLSAQVTYHKKGDTKEVSENITTAIVNGPNYYEILGKHLEPSTTYLVSMKSYTSISGLFSDSSEEHEFRTPASRRALLLAVIICLSIAAVIIANVTLGCFEIGMSTGFSSAIIEPADIKAGVRDALSKAFTHIGPRSSVTAPLLTESNKDSDLLSATYNPCVTADDLKNSPQSTDFDNMTYSIRIPSCQIMMNNSEMFCDSAYHPSEGDMMTCPDKQAPVCPDPVQQNIILPAVVSSLMPTDMSYQCSPDKQVPVQDGQCLSDDQRPFLSFISANLSTPIITDSDYHSV encoded by the exons ATGAAGTTTAACAG GCGAGTTCGCGATAGGATGTCTTTGATCCTGTTTCTTTTAGGAAACATTGCCTCTGTAGCTCTCTCTG ATCTTGATAATGAAACAGGCCTGAATCTTGATTGTACCAACGACTTAGAGGGTTTGATGTCTTGCCACTTTGACGCACAAAACTGCACTGAATACAATCTGACTCTCCGGAGCAACGATGGATATGG GGAGCAGCGCTGCATTATCAAGCAGTGTGACACTGGACGGTGTTGTTGCTCTGTCATAATGATACTTATACCAGGGGAGACTCATACAGCAACAGTTTTCAAAGGGGGGCAAAGTGTGGAGTCCAAAGTCATCAGCATCACAGATAGTG TAAAGCCCAAAGCACCAACAATCATCTCAGTGAAGCGATCCAACGGGAATTTTAGAGTTGAGTGGACGGCAAACACTAACAGTAACAGTCTCAGAAGCAGATTGAGTGCTCAAGTGACTTACCATAAGAAGGGAGACACAAAAGAG GTATCTGAAAATATCACAACAGCCATAGTTAATGGACCAAATTACTATGAAATACTTGGTAAACACTTGGAGCCAAGTACAACATACCTGGTCAGCATGAAAAGCTACACAAGCATAAGTGGACTGTTCAGTGACAGTAGTGAAGAGCATGAATTCAGAACTC CTGCATCCCGTCGCGCCCTGCTCTTGGCTGTCATCATCTGCCTCAGTATTGCTGCAGTCATCATCGCCAATGTTACACTGGGCTGTTTTGAAAT TGGGATGAGTACCGGCTTCTCTTCTGCCATTATAGAACCTGCTGACATCAAGGCCGGCGTTCGGGATGCCCTCAGTAAAGCCTTCACCCACATTGGTCCAAGATCGTCAGTGACTGCCCCTCTGCTCACAGAATCAAACAAAGACAGTGATTTGCTCTCCGCTACCTACAATCCTTGTGTCACAGCTGATGACTTAAAGAATTCTCCTCAATCCACTGACTTTGACAACATGACCTATTCGATACGCATTCCCAGCTGTCAGATAATGATGAATAATTCTGAGATGTTTTGTGACTCTGCGTACCATCCCAGTGAAGGTGACATGATGACCTGTCCTGACAAGCAAGCACCAGTTTGTCCAGATCCTGTACaacaaaatatcattttacCAGCAGTGGTTTCATCTCTTATGCCAACAGACATGTCGTATCAGTGCAGTCCTGACAAGCAAGTACCAGTCCAGGATGGTCAATGTCTCTCTGATGACCAAAgaccttttctctctttcatctctgctAACCTGTCTACACCAATAATCACAGACAGTGACTATCACAGTGTGTAg
- the LOC137185320 gene encoding uncharacterized protein isoform X3, with the protein MKFNRRVRDRMSLILFLLGNIASVALSDLDNETGLNLDCTNDLEGLMSCHFDAQNCTEYNLTLRSNDGYGEQRCIIKQCDTGRCCCSVIMILIPGETHTATVFKGGQSVESKVISITDSVKPKAPTIISVKRSNGNFRVEWTANTNSNSLRSRLSAQVTYHKKGDTKEVSENITTAIVNGPNYYEILGKHLEPSTTYLVSMKSYTSISGLFSDSSEEHEFRTPASRRALLLAVIICLSIAAVIIANVTLGCFEITC; encoded by the exons ATGAAGTTTAACAG GCGAGTTCGCGATAGGATGTCTTTGATCCTGTTTCTTTTAGGAAACATTGCCTCTGTAGCTCTCTCTG ATCTTGATAATGAAACAGGCCTGAATCTTGATTGTACCAACGACTTAGAGGGTTTGATGTCTTGCCACTTTGACGCACAAAACTGCACTGAATACAATCTGACTCTCCGGAGCAACGATGGATATGG GGAGCAGCGCTGCATTATCAAGCAGTGTGACACTGGACGGTGTTGTTGCTCTGTCATAATGATACTTATACCAGGGGAGACTCATACAGCAACAGTTTTCAAAGGGGGGCAAAGTGTGGAGTCCAAAGTCATCAGCATCACAGATAGTG TAAAGCCCAAAGCACCAACAATCATCTCAGTGAAGCGATCCAACGGGAATTTTAGAGTTGAGTGGACGGCAAACACTAACAGTAACAGTCTCAGAAGCAGATTGAGTGCTCAAGTGACTTACCATAAGAAGGGAGACACAAAAGAG GTATCTGAAAATATCACAACAGCCATAGTTAATGGACCAAATTACTATGAAATACTTGGTAAACACTTGGAGCCAAGTACAACATACCTGGTCAGCATGAAAAGCTACACAAGCATAAGTGGACTGTTCAGTGACAGTAGTGAAGAGCATGAATTCAGAACTC CTGCATCCCGTCGCGCCCTGCTCTTGGCTGTCATCATCTGCCTCAGTATTGCTGCAGTCATCATCGCCAATGTTACACTGGGCTGTTTTGAAAT AACCTGCTGA
- the LOC137185376 gene encoding uncharacterized protein isoform X2 has translation MKFNRRVRDRMSLILFLLGNIASVALSGLDNETGLNLDCTNDLEDLMSCDFDAQNCTEYNLTLRSNDGYGEQHCIIKQCDTGRCCCSVEMILIPGETHTATVFKGGQSVESKVISITDSVG, from the exons ATGAAGTTTAACAG GCGAGTTCGCGATAGGATGTCTTTGATCCTGTTTCTTTTAGGAAACATTGCCTCTGTAGCTCTCTCTG GGCTTGATAATGAAACAGGCCTGAATCTTGATTGTACCAACGACTTAGAGGATTTGATGTCTTGTGACTTTGACGCACAAAACTGCACTGAATACAATCTGACTCTGCGGAGCAACGATGGATATGG GGAGCAGCACTGCATTATCAAGCAGTGTGACACTGGACGGTGTTGTTGCTCTGTCGAAATGATACTTATACCAGGGGAGACTCATACAGCAACAGTTTTCAAAGGGGGCCAAAGTGTGGAGTCCAAAGTCATCAGCATCACAGATAGTG TGGGATGA
- the LOC137185376 gene encoding uncharacterized protein isoform X1, which produces MKFNRRVRDRMSLILFLLGNIASVALSGLDNETGLNLDCTNDLEDLMSCDFDAQNCTEYNLTLRSNDGYGEQHCIIKQCDTGRCCCSVEMILIPGETHTATVFKGGQSVESKVISITDSVKPKAPTIISVEESNGNFRVEWTANTNSNSLRSRLTAQVTYHKKGDTKEVAAIIDGPNYFEILGKHLEPSTTYLVSMKSYTSISGLFSDSSEEHEFRTR; this is translated from the exons ATGAAGTTTAACAG GCGAGTTCGCGATAGGATGTCTTTGATCCTGTTTCTTTTAGGAAACATTGCCTCTGTAGCTCTCTCTG GGCTTGATAATGAAACAGGCCTGAATCTTGATTGTACCAACGACTTAGAGGATTTGATGTCTTGTGACTTTGACGCACAAAACTGCACTGAATACAATCTGACTCTGCGGAGCAACGATGGATATGG GGAGCAGCACTGCATTATCAAGCAGTGTGACACTGGACGGTGTTGTTGCTCTGTCGAAATGATACTTATACCAGGGGAGACTCATACAGCAACAGTTTTCAAAGGGGGCCAAAGTGTGGAGTCCAAAGTCATCAGCATCACAGATAGTG TAAAGCCCAAAGCACCAACAATCATCTCAGTGGAGGAATCCAACGGGAATTTTAGAGTTGAGTGGACGGCAAACACTAACAGTAACAGTCTCAGAAGCAGATTGACTGCTCAAGTGACTTACCATAAGAAGGGAGACACAAAAGAG GTAGCAGCCATAATTGATGGACCAAATTACTTTGAAATACTTGGTAAACACTTGGAGCCAAGTACAACATACCTGGTCAGCATGAAAAGCTACACAAGCATAAGTGGACTGTTCAGTGACAGTAGTGAAGAGCATGAATTCAGAACTCGTTAG
- the LOC137185297 gene encoding uncharacterized protein isoform X1: MKFNRRVRDRMSLILFLLGNIASVALSDLDNETGLNLDCTNDLEDLMSCHFDAQNCTEYNLTLRSNDGYGEQHCIIKQCDTGRCCCSVKMILVPGETHTATVFKGGQSVESKVISITASVKPKAPTIISVKRSNGNFRVEWTANTNSNSLRSRLSAQVTYHKKGDTKEVSKNITTAIVDGPNYYEILGKHLEPSTTYLVSMKSYTSISGLFSDSSEEHEFRTPASRRTLLLAVIICLSIAAVIIANVTLGCFEISGMSTGFSSAIIEPADIKAGVRDALSKAFTHIGPRSSVTAPLLTESNKDSDLLSATYNPCVTAYDLKNSPQSTDFDNMTYSIRIPSCQIMMNNSEMFCDSVYHPSEGDMMTCPVKQAPVCPDPVQQNVILPAVVSSLMPTDMSYQCSPDKQVPVQDGQCLSDDQRPFLSFISANLSTPIITDSDYHSV; encoded by the exons ATGAAGTTTAACAG GCGAGTTCGCGATAGGATGTCTTTGATCCTGTTTCTTTTAGGAAACATTGCCTCTGTAGCTCTCTCTG ATCTTGATAATGAAACAGGCCTGAATCTTGATTGTACCAACGACTTAGAGGATTTGATGTCTTGCCACTTTGACGCACAAAACTGCACTGAATACAATCTGACTCTGCGGAGCAACGATGGATATGG GGAGCAGCACTGCATTATCAAGCAGTGTGACACTGGACGGTGTTGTTGCTCTGTCAAAATGATACTTGTACCAGGGGAGACTCATACAGCAACAGTTTTCAAAGGGGGCCAAAGTGTGGAGTCCAAAGTCATCAGCATCACAGCTAGTG TAAAGCCCAAAGCACCAACAATCATCTCAGTGAAGCGATCCAACGGGAATTTTAGAGTTGAGTGGACGGCAAACACTAACAGTAACAGTCTCAGAAGCAGATTGAGTGCTCAAGTGACTTACCATAAGAAGGGAGACACAAAAGAG GTATCTAAAAATATCACAACAGCCATAGTTGATGGACCAAATTACTATGAAATACTTGGTAAACACTTGGAGCCAAGTACAACATACCTGGTCAGCATGAAAAGCTACACAAGCATAAGTGGCCTGTTCAGTGACAGTAGTGAAGAGCATGAATTCAGAACTC CTGCATCCCGTCGCACCCTGCTCTTGGCTGTCATCATCTGCCTCAGTATTGCTGCAGTCATCATCGCCAATGTTACACTGGGCTGTTTTGAAAT CAGTGGGATGAGTACCGGCTTCTCTTCTGCCATTATAGAACCTGCTGACATCAAGGCCGGCGTTCGGGATGCCCTCAGTAAAGCCTTCACCCACATTGGTCCAAGATCATCAGTGACAGCCCCTCTGCTCACAGAATCAAACAAAGACAGTGATTTGCTCTCCGCTACCTACAATCCTTGTGTCACAGCTTATGACTTAAAGAATTCTCCTCAATCCACTGACTTTGACAACATGACCTATTCGATACGCATTCCCAGCTGTCAGATAATGATGAATAATTCTGAGATGTTTTGTGACTCTGTGTACCATCCCAGTGAAGGTGACATGATGACCTGTCCTGTCAAGCAAGCACCAGTTTGTCCAGATCCTGTacaacaaaatgtcattttaccAGCAGTGGTTTCATCTCTTATGCCAACAGACATGTCGTATCAGTGCAGTCCTGACAAGCAAGTACCAGTCCAGGATGGTCAATGTCTCTCTGATGACCAAAgaccttttctctctttcatctctgctAACCTGTCTACACCAATAATCACAGACAGTGACTATCACAGTGTGTAg
- the LOC137185297 gene encoding uncharacterized protein isoform X2, with protein MKFNRRVRDRMSLILFLLGNIASVALSDLDNETGLNLDCTNDLEDLMSCHFDAQNCTEYNLTLRSNDGYGEQHCIIKQCDTGRCCCSVKMILVPGETHTATVFKGGQSVESKVISITASVKPKAPTIISVKRSNGNFRVEWTANTNSNSLRSRLSAQVTYHKKGDTKEVSKNITTAIVDGPNYYEILGKHLEPSTTYLVSMKSYTSISGLFSDSSEEHEFRTPASRRTLLLAVIICLSIAAVIIANVTLGCFEIGMSTGFSSAIIEPADIKAGVRDALSKAFTHIGPRSSVTAPLLTESNKDSDLLSATYNPCVTAYDLKNSPQSTDFDNMTYSIRIPSCQIMMNNSEMFCDSVYHPSEGDMMTCPVKQAPVCPDPVQQNVILPAVVSSLMPTDMSYQCSPDKQVPVQDGQCLSDDQRPFLSFISANLSTPIITDSDYHSV; from the exons ATGAAGTTTAACAG GCGAGTTCGCGATAGGATGTCTTTGATCCTGTTTCTTTTAGGAAACATTGCCTCTGTAGCTCTCTCTG ATCTTGATAATGAAACAGGCCTGAATCTTGATTGTACCAACGACTTAGAGGATTTGATGTCTTGCCACTTTGACGCACAAAACTGCACTGAATACAATCTGACTCTGCGGAGCAACGATGGATATGG GGAGCAGCACTGCATTATCAAGCAGTGTGACACTGGACGGTGTTGTTGCTCTGTCAAAATGATACTTGTACCAGGGGAGACTCATACAGCAACAGTTTTCAAAGGGGGCCAAAGTGTGGAGTCCAAAGTCATCAGCATCACAGCTAGTG TAAAGCCCAAAGCACCAACAATCATCTCAGTGAAGCGATCCAACGGGAATTTTAGAGTTGAGTGGACGGCAAACACTAACAGTAACAGTCTCAGAAGCAGATTGAGTGCTCAAGTGACTTACCATAAGAAGGGAGACACAAAAGAG GTATCTAAAAATATCACAACAGCCATAGTTGATGGACCAAATTACTATGAAATACTTGGTAAACACTTGGAGCCAAGTACAACATACCTGGTCAGCATGAAAAGCTACACAAGCATAAGTGGCCTGTTCAGTGACAGTAGTGAAGAGCATGAATTCAGAACTC CTGCATCCCGTCGCACCCTGCTCTTGGCTGTCATCATCTGCCTCAGTATTGCTGCAGTCATCATCGCCAATGTTACACTGGGCTGTTTTGAAAT TGGGATGAGTACCGGCTTCTCTTCTGCCATTATAGAACCTGCTGACATCAAGGCCGGCGTTCGGGATGCCCTCAGTAAAGCCTTCACCCACATTGGTCCAAGATCATCAGTGACAGCCCCTCTGCTCACAGAATCAAACAAAGACAGTGATTTGCTCTCCGCTACCTACAATCCTTGTGTCACAGCTTATGACTTAAAGAATTCTCCTCAATCCACTGACTTTGACAACATGACCTATTCGATACGCATTCCCAGCTGTCAGATAATGATGAATAATTCTGAGATGTTTTGTGACTCTGTGTACCATCCCAGTGAAGGTGACATGATGACCTGTCCTGTCAAGCAAGCACCAGTTTGTCCAGATCCTGTacaacaaaatgtcattttaccAGCAGTGGTTTCATCTCTTATGCCAACAGACATGTCGTATCAGTGCAGTCCTGACAAGCAAGTACCAGTCCAGGATGGTCAATGTCTCTCTGATGACCAAAgaccttttctctctttcatctctgctAACCTGTCTACACCAATAATCACAGACAGTGACTATCACAGTGTGTAg
- the LOC137185297 gene encoding uncharacterized protein isoform X3 yields the protein MKFNRRVRDRMSLILFLLGNIASVALSDLDNETGLNLDCTNDLEDLMSCHFDAQNCTEYNLTLRSNDGYGEQHCIIKQCDTGRCCCSVKMILVPGETHTATVFKGGQSVESKVISITASVKPKAPTIISVKRSNGNFRVEWTANTNSNSLRSRLSAQVTYHKKGDTKEVSKNITTAIVDGPNYYEILGKHLEPSTTYLVSMKSYTSISGLFSDSSEEHEFRTPASRRTLLLAVIICLSIAAVIIANVTLGCFEITC from the exons ATGAAGTTTAACAG GCGAGTTCGCGATAGGATGTCTTTGATCCTGTTTCTTTTAGGAAACATTGCCTCTGTAGCTCTCTCTG ATCTTGATAATGAAACAGGCCTGAATCTTGATTGTACCAACGACTTAGAGGATTTGATGTCTTGCCACTTTGACGCACAAAACTGCACTGAATACAATCTGACTCTGCGGAGCAACGATGGATATGG GGAGCAGCACTGCATTATCAAGCAGTGTGACACTGGACGGTGTTGTTGCTCTGTCAAAATGATACTTGTACCAGGGGAGACTCATACAGCAACAGTTTTCAAAGGGGGCCAAAGTGTGGAGTCCAAAGTCATCAGCATCACAGCTAGTG TAAAGCCCAAAGCACCAACAATCATCTCAGTGAAGCGATCCAACGGGAATTTTAGAGTTGAGTGGACGGCAAACACTAACAGTAACAGTCTCAGAAGCAGATTGAGTGCTCAAGTGACTTACCATAAGAAGGGAGACACAAAAGAG GTATCTAAAAATATCACAACAGCCATAGTTGATGGACCAAATTACTATGAAATACTTGGTAAACACTTGGAGCCAAGTACAACATACCTGGTCAGCATGAAAAGCTACACAAGCATAAGTGGCCTGTTCAGTGACAGTAGTGAAGAGCATGAATTCAGAACTC CTGCATCCCGTCGCACCCTGCTCTTGGCTGTCATCATCTGCCTCAGTATTGCTGCAGTCATCATCGCCAATGTTACACTGGGCTGTTTTGAAAT AACCTGCTGA